The following are encoded in a window of Nibricoccus aquaticus genomic DNA:
- the tcmP gene encoding three-Cys-motif partner protein TcmP has protein sequence MAKSSFHKTPYDAGTLLKLKIFELYIEAWIPVFTSQPEPPFTEIHLFDFFSGPGTDALGNPGSPLGILRQLKSHHSANHAGWDKVKIAAHFSDADEAKVKELSTTVQMPEWIVPGITPEVKQLKFSEALALYRPILQNPKAAKLLIIDQFGVNAVTDEVFKELIQFPKTDFIFFLSSSTLNRFRDHPSIKIKIDRPERSYDVHRAAFEWFRAIAGKTFLGRFSIIKNSNIYGLIFGSQHPLGIHKFLQVAWSNDEIRGEANFDIDQDNISPEEMMLPMDVFRPKKIQVFEQDLESAFLDDRIHSEADVIDLCIAAGMTAKHAEPVIQKLKHSRLIECDFRVPDIKRYYRAPRAVNLRMTS, from the coding sequence ATGGCCAAATCCAGCTTTCACAAAACCCCTTATGACGCTGGTACGCTCCTGAAGCTTAAAATATTCGAGCTCTACATCGAAGCATGGATTCCAGTTTTCACCTCTCAACCAGAACCGCCATTCACCGAAATCCATCTCTTCGATTTTTTTAGCGGTCCGGGAACAGACGCCTTGGGAAATCCAGGTTCGCCGCTTGGTATCCTGCGACAACTCAAGTCACATCATTCGGCCAATCACGCTGGTTGGGATAAGGTCAAAATCGCAGCGCATTTTTCCGATGCAGACGAAGCAAAGGTGAAGGAGCTTTCAACGACGGTTCAGATGCCGGAATGGATCGTCCCCGGAATCACTCCTGAAGTGAAGCAGCTCAAATTCAGTGAAGCCCTCGCGCTCTATCGTCCGATTCTGCAAAACCCAAAAGCAGCGAAGCTCCTCATCATCGATCAATTTGGAGTTAACGCAGTCACCGACGAGGTCTTCAAAGAGCTTATTCAGTTTCCAAAGACCGATTTCATTTTCTTCCTGTCCTCATCGACCCTGAATCGCTTCCGGGACCATCCTTCGATCAAAATAAAAATCGATCGCCCCGAGCGTTCATATGACGTCCACCGAGCAGCATTTGAGTGGTTTCGGGCAATCGCCGGCAAAACGTTTCTCGGACGGTTCTCGATAATAAAGAACAGCAACATTTATGGCCTGATCTTTGGCAGTCAGCATCCTCTAGGAATTCATAAGTTCCTTCAGGTCGCCTGGTCCAACGACGAAATTCGCGGCGAAGCCAATTTCGACATCGATCAAGACAACATTTCTCCCGAGGAAATGATGCTGCCGATGGATGTCTTTCGGCCAAAAAAAATCCAAGTTTTCGAGCAAGACTTGGAATCTGCATTCCTTGACGACCGCATACATTCAGAAGCTGACGTTATTGATTTATGCATCGCAGCCGGAATGACTGCGAAGCACGCCGAACCAGTCATCCAAAAGCTAAAGCACAGTCGACTCATCGAGTGCGATTTTCGCGTTCCCGATATCAAACGCTACTACCGCGCTCCACGAGCGGTTAATCTTCGCATGACCTCGTGA
- a CDS encoding prepilin peptidase, whose product MTTPAPAAVIPALFMESDIALLSDAFPWFFPIAAFIFGTLIGSFLNVCIYRIPAKKSVIHPGSTCACGQPIKWYDNIPVLSWFILRGKARCCGRPYSFRYAFVELLTGALFLACWLHFPPAKALCGMFFVSCLICASFIDLDHFEIPDRFSIGLAVIGVILAAFVPSLHGQSHELPLIAGLRSGVIALNGVLIGSALVLWIAILAEAVLKKEAMGFGDVKFVGAIGAFCGWQGAITSIFGGAIIGSLWFAGALLWQKMSGKQMKLKTPEPGEAPADLGVGAHVPYGPMLALGGLLHFLFLHRWVEAYFAQLQEML is encoded by the coding sequence TTGACAACACCTGCCCCCGCCGCCGTCATCCCCGCACTCTTCATGGAATCCGACATCGCCCTGCTTTCAGACGCGTTCCCATGGTTCTTCCCCATCGCCGCCTTCATCTTCGGCACGCTCATCGGCAGTTTCCTCAACGTCTGCATCTACCGCATCCCGGCGAAAAAATCCGTCATCCACCCCGGCTCCACCTGCGCCTGCGGCCAGCCCATCAAGTGGTACGACAACATCCCCGTCCTCAGCTGGTTCATCCTCCGCGGCAAAGCCCGCTGCTGCGGCCGCCCGTATTCATTTCGTTACGCCTTCGTCGAGCTCCTCACCGGCGCACTCTTCCTCGCCTGCTGGCTGCACTTCCCTCCGGCAAAAGCCCTTTGCGGCATGTTCTTCGTGAGCTGCCTCATCTGCGCTAGCTTCATCGATCTCGATCACTTCGAGATTCCCGACCGCTTTAGCATCGGTCTCGCCGTCATCGGCGTAATCCTCGCCGCCTTCGTTCCCTCGCTGCACGGCCAGTCCCACGAGCTCCCCCTCATCGCCGGTTTGCGCTCCGGTGTCATCGCCCTCAACGGCGTCCTCATCGGCTCCGCGCTCGTCCTCTGGATCGCCATTCTCGCCGAAGCCGTCTTGAAAAAAGAAGCCATGGGCTTCGGCGACGTGAAATTCGTCGGCGCCATCGGCGCCTTCTGCGGCTGGCAGGGCGCGATCACCTCCATCTTCGGCGGCGCGATCATCGGCTCTCTCTGGTTCGCAGGCGCGCTGCTCTGGCAAAAAATGTCAGGCAAACAGATGAAACTCAAAACCCCCGAACCCGGCGAAGCCCCCGCCGACCTGGGAGTTGGTGCGCACGTCCCCTACGGCCCCATGCTCGCCCTCGGCGGCCTGCTGCATTTCCTCTTTCTGCACCGCTGGGTCGAAGCCTACTTCGCCCAACTGCAAGAAATGCTCTGA
- a CDS encoding Bcr/CflA family multidrug efflux MFS transporter codes for MTRSTKPAVSAGVKLVLILGALTALSPLAIDMYLPAFPQMAKDLGVDTGTVQLTLSVFMIGVSVGQAFYGPMVDRWGRRGPLLVGMVAFSAAAVGCACARSMGSLLGWRLAMALGGSASMVIPRAVVRDLFDARESARVYSLLMLILGVSPILAPTLGGQLLAFTGWRAIFVTLCVIGGVIAAAVAWGLPETLRKEQRVKGGVVLALKTYGRLLRDRRFLPLALAAGCTLGVILTYLSGSSFVFMEMYGLSAQQYAYVFGLNAVGLIAASQINQQLLKRYTSRQVLSVAFVVNAIAGLALLALGATGAGGMWGLIALLFVCLSGAGIIFPNVAALIMEPFGDVAGSASALLGTVQFGVAAGMGALVGVFYNGTAVPMTAGVAVCALAGLAIVKISVRWSHA; via the coding sequence GTGACTCGATCGACGAAGCCTGCGGTGAGCGCGGGGGTGAAGCTGGTGTTGATTCTGGGCGCGCTGACGGCGCTGAGTCCGCTGGCGATTGATATGTATCTGCCGGCGTTTCCGCAGATGGCGAAGGATCTGGGCGTCGATACGGGGACGGTGCAGCTGACGTTGTCGGTTTTTATGATCGGGGTATCGGTGGGGCAGGCGTTTTATGGGCCGATGGTGGATCGTTGGGGGCGGCGCGGGCCATTGCTCGTGGGGATGGTGGCGTTTTCGGCGGCGGCGGTCGGGTGTGCGTGCGCGCGGTCGATGGGCAGTCTGCTGGGGTGGCGGCTGGCGATGGCGCTGGGCGGTTCGGCGAGCATGGTGATCCCGCGCGCGGTGGTGCGGGACTTGTTTGATGCGCGGGAATCGGCGCGGGTTTATTCGCTGCTGATGCTGATCCTCGGCGTATCCCCGATTCTAGCACCGACGCTGGGCGGGCAGTTGCTGGCGTTCACGGGGTGGCGGGCGATTTTTGTGACGTTGTGCGTCATTGGTGGAGTGATCGCGGCGGCGGTGGCGTGGGGATTGCCAGAGACGTTGAGGAAAGAGCAGCGAGTGAAAGGCGGGGTGGTGCTGGCGCTGAAAACGTACGGGCGATTGCTGAGAGACCGGCGGTTTCTGCCGCTGGCGCTGGCGGCGGGCTGCACGCTGGGCGTGATCCTGACTTATCTTTCAGGGTCGTCGTTTGTGTTCATGGAAATGTACGGGCTGAGCGCGCAGCAGTATGCGTATGTGTTTGGTCTTAACGCGGTGGGATTGATCGCGGCGTCGCAGATCAATCAGCAACTGCTGAAGCGGTATACGTCGCGACAAGTGCTTTCGGTGGCGTTTGTCGTGAATGCGATAGCGGGCTTGGCACTCCTGGCGCTCGGCGCAACGGGAGCGGGCGGGATGTGGGGGCTGATCGCGTTGTTGTTCGTGTGTCTGAGCGGGGCGGGAATTATTTTCCCGAATGTGGCGGCGCTGATCATGGAGCCGTTTGGCGACGTGGCGGGGAGTGCGTCGGCTTTATTGGGGACGGTGCAGTTCGGCGTGGCGGCGGGCATGGGGGCGCTGGTGGGCGTTTTCTACAATGGCACGGCGGTGCCGATGACGGCGGGCGTGGCGGTGTGCGCGCTGGCGGGGCTGGCGATCGTGAAGATCTCGGTGCGGTGGTCGCACGCGTGA
- a CDS encoding DUF5131 family protein: MSANSKIEWTDATWNPVRGCTKVSPGCKHCYAETFAERFRGVKGHPFEFGFDLRLVPEKLGDPIRWSTPRKIFVNSMSDLFHEDVSDEFIENVCRVMLAANWHTYQILTKRADRMSRLLKTKLKKAASASHIWWGVSVENQKHGLPRIELLRKARPAVAFLSIEPLLEDLGQFRLEGIHWVIVGGESGNGARPIEASWVRSIRAQCEDQRVPFFFKQWGGVRKSTTGRELDGKTYDEFPDAAANPVPSSAARAHLLDSLAVA; encoded by the coding sequence ATGAGCGCGAATTCAAAAATCGAATGGACTGATGCCACCTGGAATCCCGTGCGCGGTTGCACCAAGGTAAGTCCCGGCTGCAAACACTGCTACGCGGAAACCTTCGCCGAACGTTTCCGCGGCGTGAAAGGACATCCATTCGAGTTCGGCTTCGATCTCCGGCTCGTCCCGGAAAAACTCGGCGACCCCATTCGCTGGAGCACGCCTCGGAAGATTTTCGTGAACTCCATGAGCGATCTTTTTCACGAGGACGTTTCCGATGAGTTCATCGAGAACGTCTGCCGCGTGATGCTCGCCGCCAACTGGCACACCTATCAGATCCTCACGAAGCGCGCTGACCGCATGAGCCGCCTGCTGAAAACCAAGCTCAAGAAGGCCGCATCGGCATCTCACATCTGGTGGGGCGTCAGCGTCGAAAACCAAAAGCACGGACTTCCGAGGATTGAGCTTCTCCGCAAAGCACGGCCCGCAGTTGCCTTCCTCTCCATAGAGCCGCTCCTCGAAGACCTCGGTCAGTTCAGACTCGAAGGCATTCACTGGGTCATTGTCGGCGGAGAAAGCGGCAACGGTGCCCGTCCCATCGAAGCGTCATGGGTCCGCTCTATCCGCGCTCAATGCGAAGACCAACGCGTGCCCTTCTTCTTCAAACAATGGGGCGGTGTCCGCAAATCCACCACTGGCCGAGAACTCGACGGGAAAACCTACGATGAGTTTCCAGACGCTGCGGCAAACCCAGTCCCTTCCTCCGCAGCCCGAGCCCATCTGCTCGACTCGCTCGCGGTTGCATAA